One genomic region from Danio aesculapii chromosome 24, fDanAes4.1, whole genome shotgun sequence encodes:
- the cog7 gene encoding conserved oligomeric Golgi complex subunit 7 has product MDFSKFLADDFDVKDWVNGAFKVAQKDAPGKADAHASTLVMKLQLFIQEVNNSIEESSNQALQNMPRVLRDIEALKQEASFLKDQMILVKEDIKKFEQDTVQSMQVLVEIDQVKSRMQLAAEALQEADKWSTLSADIEETFKTQDVAVISSKLTAMQGSLAMLVDTPDYSEKCVQLEALKNRLEALTSTQIVSTFNSLATDQAKLFVRVFTEMDRMPQLLAYYYKCHKAQLLTVWESICQSDAPLKQQLSEFYDTLLSTWHTQLQWSSQVFRNPCEVLTVLMIQTLGAMVPSIPDCIAETLKRCSGDCRVDVLLELHQTAANFSRSLEAAMQPQLSECNLLKVAELVSCVYSPYKTYQMQYGGLEETNLLIQLSAVPLERGEVLDCVLELTHSVQKVFGLAAAAVDRCVKFTDGLGVCGLIKALRALFNKYVSDFSVTLQSIRKKYKLEDTPTSEVFTEDWTAFQNSVRIIATCGELLRQCGAFEQQLSNKILGRAGRFLWEGFNPRSLTGLQEGVTERRSQKNPWQEYNYLQQSNTAEYNNLLETLHSLKEKGTGNSSLLAETRGALTRLNQQANQLAFDSVFLQIKQQLFLLNKPEARGSASLGETLTDDLPAFSLSPQEYITNIGQYIMSLPLHLEPFVTQEDPALELALHTGKLPYPPEQGDDVPELENTADYWLGSIARATMQTYCDVILQLPELSAHHTKQLATDIDYLSNVMDALGLQTSRTLQNIVTLLRVKPDEYRQTAKTLPRRLSATISNIRGLEY; this is encoded by the exons ATGGACTTCTCCAAGTTCCTGGCGGATGATTTTGATGTGAAGGACTGGGTTAATGGAGCGTTTAAAGTGGCGCAGAAAGATGCACCCGGGAAAGCAGACGCGCACGCTTCGACTCTGGTCATGAAGCTGCAGCTCTTCATTCAGGAGGTCAATAACTCCATAGAGG AGAGCAGTAATCAGGCTCTGCAGAATATGCCGCGTGTACTGAGAGATATTGAGGCTCTAAAACAGGAGGCATCATTTCTAAAAGATCAGATGATTCTGGTCAAAGAGGACATCAAGAAATTTGAGCAGGACACGGTGCAGTCTATGCAG GTGCTGGTGGAGATTGACCAGGTGAAGTCTCGTATGCAGCTGGCAGCAGAAGCACTTCAGGAGGCTGATAAGTGGAGCACACTCAGTGCTGACATCGAGGAGACCTTTAAAACACAG gaCGTGGCAGTGATCAGCAGTAAACTGACTGCCATGCAGGGCAGTTTGGCGATGTTGGTGGACACACCGGACTACAGTGAGAAGTGTGTTCAGCTGGAGGCCCTGAAGAACCGCTTGGAGGCTCTGACCAGCACACAGATCGTCTCCACATTCAACTCTCTGGCCACAG ATCAAGCAAAGCTTTTTGTAAGAGTTTTTACAGAGATGGACAGAATGCCTCAGTTACTGGCTTACTACTACAAATGCCACAAg GCCCAGTTGTTGACTGTGTGGGAAAGCATCTGTCAGTCAGACGCTCCTCTGAAACAGCAGCTCTCGGAGTTCTACGACACACTTCTGTCCACATGGCACACACAGCTTCAGTGGAGCAGccag gtCTTCAGGAACCCGTGTGAAGTGCTCACAGTGCTCATGATCCAGACGCTGGGGGCGATGGTGCCTTCAATCCCAGACTGCATTGCTGAGACTCTGAAGCGCTGCTCTGGAGACTGCCGTGTAGATGTGTTGCTGGAGCTTCATCAGACGGCAGCAAACTTCAGCCGCAGCCTGGAGGCGGCCATGCAGCCACAGCTCA gcgaGTGTAACCTCTTGAAGGTGGCAGAGCTGGTGTCATGTGTTTATTCACCTTATAAGACTTACCAGATGCAGTACGGAGGCCTGGAGGAGACAAACCTACTGATCCAGCTCAGTGCTGTTCCACTG gagCGTGGTGAGGTTCTGGACTGTGTATTAGAGCTCACACACTCGGTTCAGAAGGTGTTTGGTTTGGCGGCGGCTGCTGTGGATCGCTGTGTGAAGTTCACGGATGGTCTCGGTGTGTGTGGGCTCATCAAAGCCCTGCGCGCGCTCTTCAACAA GTACGTCTCAGACTTTTCTGTCACTCTTCAGTCAATAAGGAAGAAGTACAAGTTGGAGGACACGCCCACTTCTGAGGTGTTTACTGAGGATTGGACTGCTTTTCAGAACTCTGTCAG GATCATCGCCACCTGTGGAGAGCTGCTGAGACAGTGTGGAGCGTTTGAACAGCAGCTCTCAAACAA GATCCTGGGGAGGGCAGGGCGTTTTTTGTGGGAGGGGTTTAATCCCAGGAGTCTGACTGGTCTGCAAGAGGGCGTGACTGAGAGGCGGAGCCAGAAGAACCCCTGGCAGGAGTACAATTACCTGCAGCAGAGCAACACAGCGGAGTACAATAATCTACTGGAGACGCTGCACTCACTCAAG GAGAAAGGAACAGGAAATTCCAGCTTATTGGCTGAGACCCGCGGCGCTCTCACCCGTCTGAACCAACAAGCCAATCAGCTCGCCTTCGACTCCGTGTTCCTGCAAATCAAACAGCAGCTTTTCCTCCTCAACAAACCTGAG GCTCGCGGCTCTGCTAGTTTGGGTGAAACGCTAACAGATGATCTTCCGGCCTTCAGTCTGTCACCGCAGGAGTACATCACCAAT ATCGGTCAGTACATCATGTCTTTGCCTCTGCATTTGGAGCCGTTCGTGACTCAGGAGGATCCGGCTCTGGAACTGGCCTTACACACCGGCAAACTGCCTTACCCTCCAGAACAAG gtGATGATGTCCCAGAGCTGGAAAACACAGCTGATTATTGGCTGGGTTCAATCGCCAGAGCCACCATGCAGACGTACTGTGATGTGATACTGCAGCTTCCAGAACTCAGCGCTCATCACACCAAACAGCTCGCCACTGACATCG ATTACCTGAGTAACGTGATGGATGCGCTGGGCCTGCAGACCTCCAGAACCCTTCAGAATATTGTTACTCTTCTCCGTGTCAAACCGGACGAGTATCGGCAGACGGCTAAAACCCTTCCCCGAAGACTGAGTGCCACCATCTCCAACATCAGAGGCCTGGAGTACTGA